The Streptomyces venezuelae genomic interval GGCCGCGCCCCGTGCGGACGGCCGCGCGCCCCGCGACGAGCGCGAGCGGGACCTGTGCGCGATCTTCGCCGACGTCCTGGGCGTCCCGGGGATCGGCGTCGACGACGACTTCTTCGTCCTGGGCGGCGACAGCCTCACCTCCATCACCGTCGCCACCCGTGCCCGCGAGCGCGGGCTGACGCTCAGCCCGCGCGACGTGTTCGTCTGCCGTACGCCCGCCGCACTCGCCGAGGCGGCCGCCGCCGCGGCCCCGGCCGATCCCCCCACACCCGTGACACCCGAGACACCCGAGGTACCCGTGCACTCAGACGGCGTGACCGTCTCCGCCGGCGACGCCGGGCAGGCAGCCGCCGCCCTCCAGGCCGTCCTGGCGCTCCAGCAGCAGTCCGGCGCGGCCGTCGACCCGGCCCTGAAGGCCCTGCTCGACCAGCTGACCGCCGCCGCGCCCCCGGCGCCCGCCCCGGCTCCCGAGCAGGGCCCCCTGGGCGGACTCGTCCTCACGGCGGAGGAGACCGCGCGCGTCCACACCGCCGCCGGGCTCCCGGTCGCGGACGTCTGGCCGCTCTCCCCGCTCCAGGAGGGCATGTACTTCCACGCCACCTACGACGCGGGTGACGCCCTCGACGTCTACCAGTCCCAGGAGGTCCTGGACTTCGACCGCGAGGTCGACGCCGACCGGCTGCGGGCCGCCTGCCGCGCGCTCCTCGCTCGCAACGCGAGCCTGCGCGCGGGATTCACCAGCGACGGCCTGCCCCGGCCCGTGCAGTTCATCGCGGACGGCGCCGAGATCCCGCTGTCCGTGGAGGACCTGACCCATCTGCCCGAGGAGGAGCGGCGGGCCCGGGTGGAGGAGCTGCTCGCCGCCGACCGCAGACAGCGCTTCGACCTGTCCGCCGCGCCGCTCTGCCGCCTGCTGCTGATCCGCCTCGGAGACGGCCGCGACCGGCTCGTCGTCACCCACCACCTGATCCTCTGGGACGGCTGGTCCGCCTGGCTGTTCCTGGAGGAGCTGTTCACGCTGTACGAGCGGGCCGGCGACGCCACCGGTCTGCCGCTGCCCGGCTCGTACCGCGACTATCTGGCCTGGCTCGACGCCCAGGACACCGCCGCCGCCCTGGACGCCTGGCGCGGCACGCTCGACGGCTTCGACGAGCCGACGCTCGTCGCTCCGTCCGGACGGGACGCCGGCCCGGTCATCCCGGCCGACTTCGACGCCCTCCTCGGCCAGGAGAGCAGCGACCGGCTCCGCGCCCTCGCCCGGCGCCACGGACTCACCCTGAACACCGTCCTGAACGCCGCCTGGGGCCTGGTGCTCTCGGCGATGACGGGCCGCGGGGACGTCGCCTTCGGCACGGCGGTCGCCGGGCGCCCGGCGGACGTGCCGAACGTGGCCGGCATCATCGGCATGTTCCTGAACACCGTTCCCGCCCGCATCGCCTTCGCCCCGGACGAGCCGCTGCTCGACCTGCTGCGGCGGATGCAGTCCGAGCGCGCCTCCGTCATGCCGTACGAGTACGTGGGCCTGGGCACGCTCCAGCAGGAGACCGGCCACCGCCGGCTCTTCGACACCCTCTTCGTGCTCCGCTCCGCCGACGGCGAGGACCGCGCGGCGGAGCTCCGGGCGCGCCACGGCATCACCGGCGTCTCCAACGTCGACGGCACCCACTTCCCGCTCACCCTGATCGTCACGCCCGGCACGCGGCTGCGGGTGACCCTGGCGGCCAGGCCCGACCTCTTCGACGCCGAGGCCGCCGCCACGATCCTGGCCCGCTTCACGACGGTCCTCGACCGGCTGGGCGAGGCCCTGGACGGGGCCCCGGACGAGACGGAAGGCCCGGCCGCCCGTACCGCCGGCGTGGACCTGCTGCTGCCGGAGGAGCGCGCCGCGCTGGAGTCCGGCAGGGCGGCCACCCGCGAGGACGTCCCGGACGAGACGGTCGCCGACATGCTGACGGCCCAGGTCGCCCGCACCCCCGACGCCGTGGCCCTCGTCTTCGGCGACCGCGCCCTCACGTACGCCGAACTCGACGCGCGGATCAACCGGCTCGCCCGGCTGCTCCTCGCGCGCGGCGCCGGACCCGAGACGGTCGTGGCGCTCGCGCTGCCCCGGTCCATCGAGATGGTGGCCGCGCTCTTCGCCGTCCTGCGGACCGGCGCCGCCTACCTGCCGCTCGACCTCGACCACCCCGCCGACCGGCTCCGCCTGATGGCCGAGGACACCGGGCCGCTGTGCCTGCTCTCCACGACCGCCGTCGCCCCGACGCTGCGCGGCGAGGACGGCCCCGTGGCCCCCGAAATCCTCCTCGACGAACCGGCGTTGAAGGCCGAGCTGGCCGCGCTGTCCGGCGGCGACCTCACGGACGCCGAGCGGCCCGCGTTCGCGCGCGGCGTGCCGGACCGCCTGGAGCACCCGGCGTACGTCATCTACACCTCGGGCTCCACCGGCCGCCCCAAGGGCGTCGTCACCCCCTACCGGGGTCTGACGAACATGCAGCTCAACCACCAGAAGGAGATCTTCGACCCGGCCATCGCCTCGGCCGGCGGACGGCGCCTGCGCATCGCGCACACCGTCTCCTTCGCCTTCGACATGTCCTGGGAGGAGCTGCTCTGGCTCGTCGAGGGCCATGAGGTCCACGTCTGCGACGAGGAGCTCCGCCGCGACGCCGAGGCCCTCGTCGCCTACTGCGACGAGCACCGCGTCGACGTCGTCAACGTGACCCCCACCTACGCCCAGCTCCTCATCGAGGAGGGCCTGCTCGACCGGGACGACGAGGACGCGACCACCGGCCGGCACCGGCCCGCCCTGGTCCTCCTCGGCGGCGAGGCCGTGTCCGACACGGTCTGGTCGCGCCTGCGCGACACCGACGACACCTACGGCTACAACCTGTACGGCCCGACCGAGTACACGATCAACACCCTCGGCGGCTCCACCACCGACAGCGCGACGCCGACCGTCGGCGTACCCATCCGCAACACCCGCGCCCACGTGCTCGACACGATGCTGCGCCCCGTGCCGCCGGGCTGCCCCGGCGAGCTGTACATCGCCGGCACGGGCCTCGCCCGCGGCTACCACGACCGGGCGGGCCTCACGGCCGAGCGGTTCGTCGCCGACCCGTTCGGCGAGCCCGGCGAGCGCATGTACCGCACGGGCGACCTCGTACGGCAGCGCCCCGACGGCCTGCTCGACTTCCTCGGCCGCACCGACGACCAGGTGAAGATCCGCGGCTACCGCATCGAACTCGGCGAGATCGCCACGGCCCTGTCCGCGCACCCGGAGGTCGCCCACGCCGCCGTGGTCGTCCACGAGGCTGCCGGGACGAAGCGCCTGGTCGGGTACGTCGTACGGGAGGAAGGCGCCGGGCCCGACGACGAGACGCTCGTCCCGCGGCTGCGCGAGCACCTGAAGGCCGGCCTGCCCGACTACATGGTGCCGTCCGCGCTCGTCACGGTCGCCACACTGCCGCTGACCGTGAACGGCAAGCTGGACGTCAAGGCCCTGCCCGCCCCCGACTTCGCCGGCACCGGTGAGACCCGGGCGCCGCGCACGCCCCAGGAGGAGACGCTGTGCGCGCTCTTCGCGGAGGTCCTCGGCCTCGCCGAGGGCAGCATCGGCGTCGACAGCGACTTCTTCGACCTCGGCGGCCACTCGCTCCTCGCCACCCGGCTCGTCAGCCGCGCCCGTACGGCGCTCGACGCCGAGCTGGCGATCCGCGACCTGTTCGAGGCGCCCACCGTCGCCGAACTCGTGGAGCGCGCCGCAGCCTCGCGCGGCGCCGCCCGCCCCGCCCTGACGGCGCTCGCCTCGGCCGAGCGGCCCGCCGAACTGCCGCTCTCGCACGCCCAGCAGCGCCTGTGGGTCATCCAGCAGATCGAGGGCACCTCGGCCGCGTACAACTTCCCGCTCGTCATGCGCCTGCGCGGCGCCTTCGACCGCACGGCCTGGAGCGCCGCCCTCGCCGACGTCACCGCCCGCCACGAGGCGCTCCGCACGGTCTTCGGAGAGCGCGAGGGGCAGGCGTTCCAGCGGGTCCTGCCCGCCGGTGTCCTCCCGGCCGTGGAGCACCTGCGCGCCACCGAGGACGAGGTGCCCGGCATCGTGGACGCCGCCGTCCGCCGGCCCTTCGACCTCGCCGCCGAACTGCCCGTCCGCGCCACGATCGTGGAAGTGGCACCCGGCGACCACGTCGTCGTCCTGCTCCTGCACCACATCACCACCGACGAGTGGTCCGACCGCCCCTTCCTGCGGGACCTGACCACCGCCTACACGGCCCGTCTGGACGGCGCCGCCCCCGCCTGGGAGCCGCTCCCCGTCCAGTACGCCGACTACGCCCTCTGGCAGCGGAGCCTCCTCGGCGACCCGTCGGACGGCGACAGCCTGGCTGCGCGGCAACTGGACTTCTGGGACACGGCGCTGGCCGGCGCCCCGGAGGAGCTGGAACTGCCCACCGACCGGCCGCGCCCCGCCCGCCCGGCGTTCACCGGGGCCGAGGTCGACATCGCCTTCGACCGGACGGTCCACGAGGGCCTCAGGAGGCTCGCCCGCGAGACCGGCGCCAGCATGTTCATGGTGGTGCACGCGGCCGTCGCCGCCCTCCTGCACCGGCTCGGCGCGGGCACCGACATCCCCCTCGGCGCACCCATCGCCGGACGGGGCGACGAGGCCCTGGACGAGCTGGTCGGCTTCTTCGTCAACACCCTGGTGCTGCGCACCGACCTCGCCGGCGATCCCACCTTCACCGAGCTGCTGGCCCGGGTGCGGGAGACCGACCTGGCCGCGTTCTCCCACGCGGACGTCCCCTTCGAGTCGGTCGTCGAGAACCTCAACCCGACCCGCTCGCTCTCCCGGAACCCGCTCTTCCAGGTGATGGTCGGCTACCACGCCCGCACCGACGACGAGCTGCGCCTGCCGGGCCTCCAGGCTTCCTACGTGCCCTTCAGGATCGGTACGGCCAAGTTCGACCTGGTCTTCAGCTTCACGGAACACACGACCGCCCTCGCCGGCAGCGGCGACGGTGCCGGCTCGCTGGGCTGCCGTCTGGAGTTCGCCACCGAACTCTTCGACCGGGAGACCGCCGAGCTCGTCGCCGACCGCCTCCGCAGGCTGGTCACGGCCCTCGTCGCAGCCCCCGACCAGCCCGTGTCGCGGGCCGAGATCCTCTCCGCCGAGGAACGCCGGCTGGTCCTCGAAGGCTTCAACGGCGGGCCCCGCGAGGTCGAGGAGCAGACGCTGCCCGCGCTGTTCGCCCGCTGGGTCGCCGAACGGCCGGACGCCGTCGCCGTCGTCGAGCGCTCCCGGTCGGTGACGTACGCCCAGCTCGACGCCCGCGCGGACCGCCTCGCCCGCCTGCTCGCCGCCCGCGGTGTCGGCGCCGAGAGCGTGGTCGGCGTGGCCGTCCCGCGCTCGGTGGACATGATCGCGACGGTCGTCGCCGCCCTGAAGCTGGGCGCCGCCTTCCTGCCGCTCGACCTGGTCCACCCGGGCGACCGGCTCACGTACATGATCGAGAACTCGGGCGCGGCCGTCGTCGTCGGCACCGAGCCCGTCGCGGGCAAGATCCCCGAAGTGCCGGGCGTCCCGGTGCTCCTGCTCGACGCCCCGGACACCGCGGCCGAACTGGACACGCTCGACGCCCCGCCGCCGTCCGCCGGCCCGGCCGGTCTGGACCAGGCCGCGTACGTGATCTACACCTCCGGCTCCACCGGCCGCCCCAAGGGCGTCGTCGTCCCGCACGAGGGCATCGCCAGCCTCGTCGCGACCGCCGTCGACCGGATGGGTCTGGAACACGACAGCCGCGTCCTCCAGTTCGCCTCGATCGGCTTCGACGTCTTCGCCTTCGAACTGGCCATGGCCCTCTGCCACGGCGGCCGGCTCGTCCTGATCACCGACGAGGCCAGGGTCGCGGGCCCCGCGCTCACCGACTTCCTCGCGGACCAGCGGATCACGCACATGATCCTGCCGCCGTCGCTGGTGTCGGCGCTGCCCCCGGGCTGCGCCCTGCCCGAGGGCTCGACCGTCCTCGTCGGCACCGAGACGGTGCCGCCGGACCTCTTCGAGCGGTTCGGCGCCACGGCGAACCTCATCTGCGCGTACGGACTCACCGAGGCGACGGTCAACTCCACGCTCTGGCCCGCGCGCGAGCACGGCGGCCGGGCACCCGGCCGGGTGCCGATCGGCCGCCCCGACCCGAACACCCGCTGCTACGTCCTCGACGAGCACCTGCGGCCGGTGCCGCCCGGCGTCGTCGGCGAGCTGTACGTCGCGGGGCGCGGCCTCGCCCGGGGCTACCTGGGGCAGCCCGGTCTCACCTCGGAGCGCTTCGTCGCCGACCCGTTCGGCGCGCCCGGCAGCCGCATGTACCGCACGGGCGACCGCGCGCGCTGGCGCTCCGACGGCAACCTCGACTTTCTCGGCCGGGTCGACACGCAGGTGAAGATCCGCGGCTTCCGCATCGAGCTGGGCGAGATCGAGGCCGCGCTCGCCGGCCACCCGTCCGTCGCCCAGGCGGCCGTCCTGCCCGACCGCGACGGCGACATCGTGCGGCTCGTCGGCTACGCCGTGCCGGAGACGGTCCAGGGAGCGCCGAGGGAACTCGACCCGGGGGAGCTGCGCGCCCATGTCGCGGGGCTGCTGCCCGAGTACATGGTCCCCGCGCTCGTCGTCGCCCTGGACGGCCCGCTGCCGCTCACGCCGAACGGCAAGCTCGACCACAAGGCGCTGCCCGCGCCGGAGTGGTCGGCGATGACCGGCGACGCCCACCCGGCGACGCCGACGCAGGCCCGGCTCGCCGAGCTGTTCTGCGAGATCCTCAAGCTGGACGAAGTCGGCGTCCACGACAGCTTCTTCGCACTCGGCGGCCACTCGATGGCGTCGATGCGGCTGCTCGGCAGGATCCGCTCCGAGTTCGGCGCGGAGCTCAGCATCCGGGACGTCTTCGACGCCCTGACGGTCGCCGGCATCGCGGCCAAGCTGGACGGCGCCACGGCCGCGCGGCCGGCCCTGCGCCCGATGGAGGACGCGGCGGCCGACCTCTCCGTGGCCCCCGTCCAGCAGTGGCAGTGGCACACCCACCGCAGGAACCCCGGCTTCGACCACGCGCTGGTGCTGCGCTCGCCCGGCGGGCTCGACGCGGAGGCGCTCGCCGTCGCGCTGGCCGACGTGACGGCCCGGCACGAGCCCCTGCGCACGGCCTTCGCCGAACAGCCCGACGGGACGGTGCTGCGCCGGGCCGCCGAGGCACCGACCCTCGCCTCGGAGCGCTGCGCGGACCTGGACGCCCGACTGCGTGAACTGGCCGGACAAAAGCCCGACTTGGAAGAGGAACCTGCACTCCGCGTCCGGCTGCTCACCGCCCCCGACGGGGCGCAGGCGGTCCTGCTCGCCATGCACTACCTCGCGGTGGACGAATGGTCCGTGGTCCCGCTCCTGCGCGACCTCACGACGGCGTACGCAGCGCGCACGGCCGGCCGGTCACCGGCCTGGGAACCGCTGCCGGTGACGTACACCGACTACACCCGCTGGGCACGCGAGGTACTGGGCGACCCGGAGGACCGGGAGAGCCGGGGCGGACGCCAACTTGCCTACTGGCGCCGCACGCTGAGCGGATCCCCGCGCGAACTGACTCTGCCGACCGGGAACGCCGCCTCCGCGGCGGCGGCGACAGGGGTCGTCGAATTCACCCTCGACGACCGCCTGCACGCCGACGTCGACCGTCTCGCCCGGGCGACCGGCACGAGCATGTTCATGGTCCTGCACTCGGCCCTTGCGACGCTGCTCACCGCCCACGGCGCGGGCACGGACCTGCCGATCGGCACCATGGTCGCCGGGCGCACCGACGACCAACTCGCCGACCTGGTGGGCTGCTTCTTCAACACGGTCGTGCTGCGCACCGACACGGCGGGAGACCCGGCCTTCGCCGAGCTGCTGGCCCGCGTCAGGGAGACCACACTCAGCGCGCTCGACCAGCAGGACGTCCCCTTCGACGCGGTGGTCCGGACGGCCGGCCTGCGCCCGGAGGGCCCGCAGGTTATGGTCGTCCACCACGAACAGGCCGACCTCGACCGCCTGGAGGGTGGCGTGGGCGCCCTCCGGACCGTACAGACCGGAAGGACGAGTGCGGACCTGACGCTCTCCTTCTACGAGCCGCTCGGCGACGGGCCCGTGCACTGCGGCCTCATCCACGCGCCCGGGCGACTCAGTGACGCGACGGCCCGCCGCCTGGCCGAAGAACTCCAGACCCTGCTGCGCACCGTGGCAGCCGACCCCGAACAGCCGCTCTCCGAGCTGTTCCCCGCCACATCCATGAGGAGCGACAACGCATGACGACCAACCCCTTCGAGGACCCGCAGGGCCGCTTCCTGGTCCTGGTGAACGAGGAGAACCAGCACTCACTGTGGCCCGCCTTCGCCGCGGTCCCCGCAGGCTGGCGAACCGCGTTCGGCGAGGACACGAGAGAAGCGTGCCTGACCTACGTGGAGTCCCACTGGACCGACCTCCGCCCGGCCAGCCTGGTCGCCCGGCAGAGCTGACGGATCCGGGAAGGTCCCGGCAAGGAAGAACGAAGGAGGGGTGTCACGACGATCCGTCGTGACACCCCTCCTTCGCGCCCGCACTCATGCCGGGAGGAAGCCCGGCCACCAGGGTGGGAGAGCACGCCGCCCGCGTTCTGCCCGACCGTGCCTACGGCCGGATCGTCAGACGGCCGGTGACACCGGGGTCTCGGTGGTCGAGGCGGGGTTCGGGATCTTCTCCGTGGGGTGTCGGCGGGTGGCCGACCAGGCTGTCCAGAGGTCGGCGTAGTGGCCGCCCGCCGCGGTCAGCGTCTCGTGGGTGCCGTTCTCCACCACGCGGCCCCCGTCCAGGACGACGACGCGGTCGGCGGTCGCCGCCTGGGGGAGGCGGTGGGCCACCACCAGGGCCGTGCGGCCCTCCAGGGCGCGGGCCGCTGCGTCCTCCAGGACGCGGGCGCCCGCGCTTCCCGCGTCGGCCGTCGCCTCGTCGAGGATGGCGACCGGCGGGTCGGCGAGGACCAGTCGGGCCAGGGCGAGGTGCTGCGCCTGCGTCACGGTCAGCCGGTGGCCGCCCTCCCCGACGACCGTGGCCAGGCCCTCGGGCAGTGCTTCCGCCCACTCCAGGGCGCCCACCTTGTCCAGGGCCGCGCGCAGTTCCTCGTCGTCGGCCTCGGGGCGGGCCAGGCGCAGGTCCTCGGCGAGCGGGCCGGCGAAGACGTGGACCTCCTGGCTGATGAGGGTGACCGCGCGCCGGACCCCGGCCGGGCCGAGCTTGCCGACGGGCACCCCGCCGAGGGTGATCGAGCCGGAGGTCGGCTCGTGGACCCCGGCGATGACCTTCGCGAGGGTCGTCTTGCCCGCCCCGCTCGCGCCGACCAGGGCGACCCGCTCCCCGCTCCGTACCGTCAGGTCGATCTCGTGCAGCACGGGAGCGCCGGTGCCGTAGGCGTGGCTGATCCCCGAGACCGTCACCGAGCCGTCCACAGGCGTGTCGGCACCCTGCGGCGCGGACTCGGCCGGGAGGGCCGAGACGCCCACCAGGCGGGCGAAGCTCGCGCCTGCGGACTGGGCGTCGTCCAGGAGGTACAGCGTCGCGTTGATCGGGTTGAAGAGGCTGTGGAAGTACAGTGCGGCGGCCGTCGCCGTTCCGATGCTCGCCGAGCCGCCGTCGACCAGGACGAAGCCCGTGGCGAGCATCGCGGCCAGGCCGATGAACTCGGCGAGGTTCAGCCGGGAGAAGAAGCCGGAGACGAGGTGGATGCCCCGCAGTCCCAGGTCGCGCGCCGCGGCCGACCGCTCCTCCAGGAGGCCGGTGTGCGTCCCGCCGAGCCGGAAGGCGCGTACCGTCCGCGCGCCGCCGACGCTGTCGAGCAGCTGGTGCTGCAACGCGCCGGTGGCGATGCGGTGTGCGCCGTACACGGGGGAGGAACGGCGCATGTACCACCGCACGGAGAGGACCTGCACCGGCGCGGCGAGCAGCGCGGCGAGCAGGAACCGCCAGTCGAGCACGGCGAGTCCGGCGAAGGTGAGCAGGATCGTGAGCGCGGACCGGCTGAACTCGGGCAGGGCCTGCCGCACCGACTTCGCGATCATGGTCACGTCGCTCGTCACCCGGGAGACGAGGTCCCCGGAGCCGGCCGCCTCGACGCGTTCGAGCGGCAGCCGCAGCGCCCGCTCGATGAACTGCTCGCGCAGCGCGGCGAGCACGGTCTCGCCGAGCCGTGCGACGAGCGTGCCGCCGACCGCGGTGGCCAATCCACGGGCGACCGCGACGGCGATCAGCAGGACGAGCGGCACCGTCAGTGCCTGGGCGCCCCGCTCCTCCACCACCAGGTCGACGATCCGCCCGAGCAGGGGAGCGGTCAGCAGCCCGACGGCGGTCCCGGCGACGAGGACGGTGAGCGCGCCCACGGCCAGGAGCCGGTGGCCGTGGAGCATGGTGCGCAGCGCCGCCATGGACTCGGCGCCGGTCGCGGTCGGCAGGAGCGCGCGGTCCTGGGTGGTTCCGCTCATGGTCTGTTCCGTCTCCTCGGGCGATGTCGTGAGCGCGCTCTCGTCGGTCGTCATGCCAGCACCGCCGCTCGGTACGTCTCGTCCGCGGCCAGCAGCTCGTTGTGGTGGCCGTCCGCCCGTACGGCGCCGTCCTCCAGGACCACCACCCGGTCCGTCACCGCGAGGAGCGCGGGGCTGGTGGTGACCAGGACGGTCGTACGGCCCCGGCGGACCTCCCGCAGCCGGTGCGCGATCCGCGACTCGGTGACGGTGTCGACGGCGGTCGTCGGATCGTGCAGGACGAGCACGGGCCGGTCGGCGGCGAGAGCGCGGGCGAGCGCCACGCGCTGGCGCTGACCGCCCGAGAGGGACCGGCCGCGCTCGGCGAGGAGGGTGTCCACGCCGTCCGGCAGCAGCCGGGCCACGTCGTCGGCGGCGGAAGCCGCGAGGGCGCTCTCGACCGCCGTCGTGTCGCCGTCGGCCCCGGACCTGACGTTGTCGAGGAGGGTGCTCTCGAACAGGTCCGCGTCGTGGTGGGCGACCAGGACCGCCCGGCGCAGCGCGTCCGGGTCGAGCCCGGTCAGAGGTACGCCGTCGAGCTCGACCGTGCCTTCGGCGGGGTCCTTCTCCCGGGCCAGGCAGAGCAGCAGGTCGGCGGCGGCCGCCGGGTCCCGGGTGACGATGCCGGTCAGGCCGCCGGCGGGCAGGTCGAGGTCCACCCCGCGCAGGGCGCCGAGCGACACGCCACGCAGGGCGAGGTGTCCGGCGGCCGCGTCGGACGG includes:
- a CDS encoding MbtH family protein, with translation MTTNPFEDPQGRFLVLVNEENQHSLWPAFAAVPAGWRTAFGEDTREACLTYVESHWTDLRPASLVARQS
- a CDS encoding ABC transporter ATP-binding protein; amino-acid sequence: MTTDESALTTSPEETEQTMSGTTQDRALLPTATGAESMAALRTMLHGHRLLAVGALTVLVAGTAVGLLTAPLLGRIVDLVVEERGAQALTVPLVLLIAVAVARGLATAVGGTLVARLGETVLAALREQFIERALRLPLERVEAAGSGDLVSRVTSDVTMIAKSVRQALPEFSRSALTILLTFAGLAVLDWRFLLAALLAAPVQVLSVRWYMRRSSPVYGAHRIATGALQHQLLDSVGGARTVRAFRLGGTHTGLLEERSAAARDLGLRGIHLVSGFFSRLNLAEFIGLAAMLATGFVLVDGGSASIGTATAAALYFHSLFNPINATLYLLDDAQSAGASFARLVGVSALPAESAPQGADTPVDGSVTVSGISHAYGTGAPVLHEIDLTVRSGERVALVGASGAGKTTLAKVIAGVHEPTSGSITLGGVPVGKLGPAGVRRAVTLISQEVHVFAGPLAEDLRLARPEADDEELRAALDKVGALEWAEALPEGLATVVGEGGHRLTVTQAQHLALARLVLADPPVAILDEATADAGSAGARVLEDAAARALEGRTALVVAHRLPQAATADRVVVLDGGRVVENGTHETLTAAGGHYADLWTAWSATRRHPTEKIPNPASTTETPVSPAV